A window of Festucalex cinctus isolate MCC-2025b chromosome 6, RoL_Fcin_1.0, whole genome shotgun sequence contains these coding sequences:
- the helz gene encoding putative helicase with zinc finger domain isoform X2, with product MADRRAEKSCEEASRSLIRQEYEAVVSHSTDTLAVLGPVVQSTGAPILPNPPSGCLRSRALLYRIAAFLQLKKYDEADQDCKHVLAEDRMGGDGLLQASLNSMQLDGSLQDVASILSKALFGEPMNGIVAKDISRLKILFSEIQAIKKSEMAPEYTDDQEEEVQDGWQFRPPPRGVTSSEEYTLCKRYLEQGLCRYGAQCTSAHSQEELMEWQKRYASRLIRLKQQQESKHFTENYMETLIEKWMNSLSPEKVLSDCLEGVSVETSTSLSLTVTTKKSFHSWTFTLLCKPPRKLYRIALLYDAHRPHFSITGVSAGEQLQTVSSGSQEWTPRKDSAVVADNGIDHCVYKVTVDFNTEIFGTFRQTIVFDFGSEPVLMQRIMVDAASIEDIEHLMAARQQLLMTAKRWDSSCKTIVGFTPNETMCDLERSLLSRYQIPLSADQLFTQSVLDKTLTRENYQARLHDLLYIEEIAQFKEVSKFNIKVNLQLVSSFMLTGISVGAKYAQNGQLFARFKLTKTLSEDTLAGRLVMTKVNSVLFLPLGLEGVSCQPPPGAKERVYEAVIEEKTKEYIFLRICKDCCDELGLLSDRKIQVELQFQLNRLPLCEMHYALDRIKDSKDNSILFPDVSLVPTIPWSPNRQWDEQLDPRLNAKQKEAILAITTPLSIPLPPVLIIGPYGTGKTFTLAQAVKHILRQETSRVLICTHSNSAADLYIKDYLHPYVEAGNPHARPLRVYFRNRWVKTVHPVVQQYCLIANTQVTFKMPTRDDILRHRVVVVTLSTSQYLCQLDLEPGLFTHILLDEAAQAMECETIMPFALASSTTRIVLAGDHMQLSPFVYSEFARERNLHVSLLDRLYEHYPSGFPCRILLCENYRSHEAIINYTSELFYDGKLMASGKQPSHKDFYPLTFFTARGEDVQEKNSTAYYNNAEVFEIVERVEELRKKWPVAWGKLDEGSIGVVSPYSDQVFRIRAELRKKRLHEVSVERVLNVQGKQFRVLFLSTVRTRHTCKRKQTAIKRKEQLVEDSTEDLDYGFLSNYKLLNTAITRAQSLVAVVGDPIALCSVGRCRKFWEHFVSICHENSSLHGITFEQIKAQLEALELKKTYVLNPLAPEFIPRALRPLQGHPSSQALHPHHHPLPQHVQAASTKQAQQQQQQSPPKGKHANHTDHLPPEGYVQPNPAVLMGNPIQAFTPPVGAAPAGLGKSPSPVQRIDPHTGASILYVPAVYGGNMVMPMPLPLPWPSYQNRFAVDPRIMSHQAAMAYNFNLLQAQNRGSPIPCSGVVHPSPLGVGQPSPDTDLQLDAVRNGKLEACPKPEQTPERKNIEMKEKQGDFDTGRSVESQTDGITGFPALLHRKEPSAAQRGLNYHLAPPNPAFPTHPASGRALPQQCPVSRLPYRVNQPQHQAMVQQSQISPAFPSAGHSASFFSGNIAPHRAIQSPTLEAPESTSVEEMGSSIRTPMAHLGGHHPNLSQHNNRVSSFGEEGQDAAHADGLDLRRPLALDVLNQQQQQAARLSQWNEATGPFLPGGVAFPVPQQIPHLAQPGMTRFSHQLHRAVNWGLGANMEDEAGLPASTGPPFNRYTGLLREIPQQEPPENREASEIQPPPQSRLLQYRQSRTSVDPSSSLTATSNHAGPFPPGHLPHESGRDQLNNNILNTAALQQHPVGNSLYNSACYPHQTPAHPASPPPSQVKYLLQEAQWSHGGGASVSPPQQSHLLGNQAHGLPYGLPMMAPHSRQEQVHLMQLHHQQQQQHHNHQQQQQQQSQQCQGQDQEAYHSLSPRTSATTALHSVDEYEPRGPGRPLYQRRISSSYPDHPSLANSHNAMSQQSQSCAGDRNQDHPHLHMQQQQQHPHPSYGYPSHDLWPSNGGGPGPFQNIPCNGGGTLAHHRDLLASKALCQMEEQVKAESPAAQQTHPHALNSLQHLGQFPPLMSNNKQQQQQQQPQQAPAEPVQAAPNLNKAPTMSYASALRAPPKPRAIRPEQAKKNSDPLSLLQELSIGSSDGSNGYYSYFK from the exons ATGGCGGACAGGAGAGCGGAGAAATCATGTGAAGAAGCCAGCAGATCGTTAATCAGGCAGGAGTATGAGGCGGTAGTCAGTCACAGCACGGACACATTGGCGGTCCTCGGTCCTGTGGTCCAATCCACAGGTGCCCCCATCTTGCCGAATCCGCCTTCCGGATGCCTCCGCAGTCGCGCCCTGCTTTATCGCATCGCTGCCTTTCTTCAGTTG AAAAAATATGATGAAGCAGATCAAGACTGCAAACATG TCCTGGCAGAAGATAGGATGGGGGGAGACGGTTTGCTCCAGGCCAGCTTGAACTCCATGCAATTGGATGGCAGCCTACAGGATGTGGCCAGCATCCTTTCTAAAGCTTTGTTTGGCGAGCCAATG AATGGCATTGTTGCGAAAGACATATCTAGAttaaaaattctattttcaGAAATACAG GCTATAAAGAAGAGTGAGATGGCACCAGAATACACAGATGACCAGGAGGAGG AGGTCCAAGATGGCTGGCAGTTCAGGCCGCCGCCTCGAGGAGTCACCAGCAGTGAGGAGTACACCCTCtgtaaaag GTACTTAGAGCAGGGTCTGTGTCGGTATGGGGCCCAGTGCACATCAGCCCACTCGCAGGAGGAGTTGATGGAATGGCAGAAACGCTACGCATCACGCCTCATCCGTCTCAAGCAACAGCAGGAGAGCAAACACTTCACCGAAAATTACATGGAGACACTAATAGAGAAGTGGATGAACTCTCTCTCCCCAGAGAAAGTG CTTAGTGACTGTTTAGAAGGAGTCAGCGTTGAAACCAGCACAAGCCTCTCTCTTACCGTCACCACCAAAAAATCCTTCCACTCTTGGACCTTCACACTGCTGTGCAAG CCTCCTAGAAAGTTATATCGCATAGCCCTGCTCTACGATGCCCACAGACCACACTTTTCCATCACAGGCGTCTCTGCTGGGGAGCAGCTACAAACTGTGTCTTCCGGGTCTCAAGAGTGGACGCCACGTAAAGACTCAGCAG TGGTGGCAGACAATGGCATAGACCATTGTGTCTACAAGGTCACAGTGGACTTCAACACAGAGATCTTTGGCACCTTCAGACAGACCATAGTTTTTGACTTTGGCTCAGAACCAGTGCTTATGCAACGAATAATGGTGGATGCTGCCTCTATTGAAG ATATAGAACATCTAATGGCAGCCAGACAGCAGCTCTTGATGACTGCAAAACGTTGGGACTCTTCCTGTAAGACAATAGTCGGATTCACACCTAATGAGACCATGTGTGATTTGGAGCGCAGTCTTCTTTCCCGTTATCAAATCCCACTGTCGGCGGACCAGCTCTTTACTCAGTCAGTTCTGGACAAGACTCTGACCAGAGAAAATTACCAGGCCCGGTTGCATGACCTTCTCTACATAGAGGAGATTGcacaatttaaagaagttaGCAA GTTTAACATCAAAGTAAACCTCCAGCTGGTATCCAGCTTCATGCTGACTGGCATTTCGGTTGGAGCAAAGTATGCTCAGAATGGACAACTCTTTGCACGTTTTAAACTCACAAAAACACTGTCTGAG GACACTCTGGCAGGACGACTTGTGATGACCAAGGTAAATTCAGTTCTCTTCCTGCCTTTGGGCTTGGAGGGCGTCAGCTGCCAGCCTCCTCCAGGGGCCAAAGAGCGTGTCTACGAAGCTGTGATTGAAGAGAAGACCAAGGAATACATCTTCCTCAGGATCTGCAAAGACTGCTGTGATGAACTCGGACTACTGTCTGACAGAAAAATCCAG GTGGAGCTCCAGTTCCAGCTAAACCGGCTTCCACTGTGTGAGATGCATTATGCCCTGGATCGCATCAAAGATAGTAAAGACAATAGCATTCTTTTCCCTGATGTCAGCCTTGTCCCAACCATCCCTTGGAGCCCCAACAG GCAGTGGGATGAACAGCTGGATCCACGTCTGAATGCCAAGCAGAAAGAGGCCATTCTTGCCATCACCACCCCTCTTTCTATCCCACTGCCCCCAGTCCTCATCATTGGACCCTATGGCACTGGCAAGACGTTCACCCTGGCACAGGCCGTCAAACACATCCTCCGCCAGGAAACAAGCAG GGTTCTAATCTGCACCCACTCCAACAGTGCAGCTGACCTTTACATTAAGGACTACCTTCATCCTTATGTTGAAGCAGGCAACCCACATGCCAGACCTCTCAG GGTATACTTTCGGAACCGCTGGGTGAAGACGGTTCATCCAGTGGTCCAGCAGTACTGTCTCATCGCCAACACACAGGTCACTTTTAAAATGCCTACAAGGGACGACATCCTCAGGCATCGCGTGGTTGTGGTCACCCTCAGCACTTCCCAGTACCTCTGCCAACTAGACTTGGAGCCTG GCCTGTTCACTCATATCTTGTTGGATGAAGCTGCCCAGGCCATGGAGTGTGAAACGATCATGCCTTTTGCCCTTGCTAGCAGCACTACCCGCATTGTGTTGGCCGGAGACCATATGCAG CTCAGTCCATTTGTGTACAGCGAGTTCGCCCGCGAGCGAAACCTGCATGTTTCCTTGTTGGACAGACTATATGAGCACTACCCGTCAGGATTCCCGTGCCGCATCCTTCTGTGTGAGAACTACCGCTCCCATGAAGCTATTATCAA CTACACGTCAGAGTTGTTTTATGATGGCAAGCTGATGGCAAGTGGAAAGCAGCCATCTCACAAAGACTTCTATCCTCTCACCTTCTTCACTGCACGAGGAGAAGATGTCCAGGAGAAGAACAGCACTGCCTACTACAACAATGCTGAG GTATTTGAGATTGTGGAGCGTGTGGAAGAGTTGCGCAAGAAGTGGCCAGTAGCTTGGGGAAAGCTGGATGAGGGAAGCATTGGAGTGGTTTCACCGTATTCGGACCAGGTCTTTCGCATTCGGGCCGAGCTTCGAAAGAAGAGATTGCATGAGGTCAGCGTAGAAAGAGTACTCAATGTCCAAG GTAAACAGTTCCGAGTGCTGTTCCTAAGCACGGTGCGGACGCGGCATACCTGCAAGCGCAAGCAAACGGCCATCAAGAGGAAAGAGCAGCTTGTGGAGGACTCCACTGAGGATCTGGACTATGGATTTTTGTCCAACTACAAACTGCTCAACACAGCCATCACCAGAGCTCAGTCGCTGGTTGCGGTAGTGGGAGACCCAATTGCACTGTGCTCTGTTGGACGTTGCAG AAAATTCTGGGAGCATTTTGTTTCCATCTGCCATGAAAATTCAAGCCTCCACGGGATCACGTTTGAGCAAATCAAGGCCCAACTTGAGGCCCTGGAGCTAAAGAAGACTTACGTTCTCAACCCTCTGGCTCCAGAATTTATACCACGTGCCCTCAGGCCCCTGCAAGGGCACCCGTCTTCACAGGCACTACACCCCCATCACCATCCTCTTCCACAGCATGTGCAGGCAGCATCCACAAAGCAGgcacagcagcaacagcagcagtcaCCACCCAAG GGAAAACATGCTAACCACACAGACCACCTTCCACCTGAAGGATATG TCCAGCCCAACCCAGCTGTTCTAATGGGAAACCCAATCCAGGCATTTACACCGCCCGTGGGTGCCGCCCCAGCTGGCTTGGGCAAGTCACCAAGTCCTGTTCAAAGGATAGACCCTCACACAGGCGCCAGCATCCTGTACGTCCCAGCAGTGTATGGTGGAAACATGGTCATGCCAATGCCCCTTCCT ttGCCTTGGCCAAGTTATCAGAACCGCTTTGCTGTTGACCCGCGCATCATGAGCCACCAGGCAGCCATGGCCTACAACTTTAACCTCTTGCAGGCCCAGAATCGAGGCTCCCCTATTCCTTGCAGTGGGGTGGTACATCCCTCTCCCCTCGGAGTGGGCCAACCAAGCCCTGATACAGATCTACAGTTAGATGCAGTCAGAAATG GTAAATTAGAAGCATGTCCCAAGCCAGAGCAGACAcctgaaagaaaaaacataGAAATGAAGGAGAAACAG GGCGATTTTGACACAGGTCGAAGTGTAGAATCGCAGACCGATGGGATAACTGGTTTTCCAGCACTGCTTCACCGCAAAGAACCCTCGGCAGCTCAGAGAGGACTGAATTATCATCTGGCACCACCCAACCCTGCCTTCCCCACACATCCTGCCAGTGGAAGAGCCCTCCCCCAGCAGTGTCCAGTCTCAAGGCTGCCTTATCGGGTCAACCAGCCTCAACATCAAGCAATGGTCCAGCAGAGTCAGATCAGCCCCGCCTTCCCAAGCGCAGGTCACAGCGCATCCTTCTTTAGTGGCAATATTGCCCCACATAGGGCTATCCAGTCTCCCACTTTAGAAGCGCCAGAATCTACAAGTGTGGAAGAGATGGGTAGTTCCATCAGGACTCCTATGGCCCACCTGGGGGGTCACCACCCAAATCTATCACAGCACAACAACAGAGTCAGTAGCTTTGGGGAGGAAGGACAAGATGCAGCGCACGCAGATGGTCTTG aTCTTCGGCGGCCCTTGGCTCTCGACGTCCTgaaccagcagcagcagcaggctgCCAGGCTCAGCCAGTGGAATGAAGCAACAGGGCCTTTCCTCCCGGGGGGCGTCGCCTTCCCTGTGCCCCAGCAAATCCCCCACCTTGCTCAGCCGGGCATGACTCGCTTTTCCCATCAGTTGCACCGTGCGGTTAATTGGGGCCTTGGTGCCAACATGGAGGATGAAGCTGGCTTACCTGCTTCCACTGGCCCACCTTTCAACAG GTACACGGGCCTATTGAGAGAGATCCCCCAACAGGAGCCACCTGAAAACAGAGAAGCAAGTGAAATTCAACCCCCACCACAATCTCGCCTTCTCCAGTATCGCCAGTCCCGTACCTCAGTTGACCCCTCATCATCTTTAACCGCCACGTCAAATCACGCCGGCCCATTTCCACCTGGGCATTTGCCCCATGAAAGCGGACGTGATCAGCTGAACAACAACATTCTCAACACTGCAGCTCTGCAGCAGCATCCTGTTGGAAATTCACTTTACAATAGCGCTTGCTACCCACATCAGACACCAGCCCACCCTGCCAGCCCACCCCCGTCACAGGTGAAATACCTTTTACAGGAGGCCCAGTGGTCCCATGGCGGAGGTGCATCTGTGAGCCCGCCACAGCAGAGCCATCTGTTGGGCAACCAGGCTCACGGCCTTCCGTACGGACTACCCATGATGGCTCCACACAGCAGGCAGGAGCAAGTCCAtttaatgcagcttcaccatcagcaacagcagcaacatCATAATcatcaacagcagcagcagcagcaatctCAGCAATGTCAAGGTCAAGACCAGGAGGCCTACCATTCATTGTCACCCAGAACATCTGCAACCACTGCCCTGCACAGTGTAGATGAG TATGAACCCAGAGGTCCAGGTCGGCCCCTCTATCAGCGCCGTATTTCCTCCAGCTACCCCGATCACCCCTCTCTTGCCAATAGCCACAATGCCATGTCCCAGCAGTCCCAGTCCTGCGCTGGAGACAGAAATCAGGACCACCCCCATCTACacatgcagcagcagcagcagcacccaCATCCCTCCTACGGCTACCCCTCACATGATCTCTGGCCCAGTAACGGTGGCGGGCCGGGTCCGTTCCAGAACATTCCGTGTAATGGAGGTGGGACCCTCGCTCATCATCGGGACCTTCTAG CATCCAAGGCCCTCTGTCAGATggaggagcaggtgaaggcgGAGTCTCCAGCAGCACAGCAGACACACCCCCACGCACTCAACTCCCTTCAGCACCTCGGACAGTTCCCGCCCCTCATGTCCAAcaacaagcagcagcagcagcagcagcagccacaaCAGGCTCCCGCGGAGCCCGTTCAGGCTGCTCCAAATCTAAACAAAGCGCCCACTATGTCCTATGCCAGTGCTCTCCGTGCTCCGCCCAAACCACGAGCCATTCGCCCCGAGCAGGCCAAAAAGAACAGTGACCCACTCTCACTCCTGCAGGAGCTCAGTATAGGAAGTTCAGATGGTAGCAATGGCTACTATTCCTATTTCAAATGA